The DNA segment CCCTCGATCTGGCGGGCGGCCTGTGCGTCCTCGTCAGCCTGTATTACCTGTGGGGCAAGGCCAGCACCTACTGGCACTGGAGCAACGCCTCGCTGCTGCCGTACTTCCTGCTGTTCCTGGCGGGCGGGCAGTGGATGCTGGCGGGGTTGCAGGTCACGTACCTGCTGTTCGGCATTCACGGCCTGTACCTGTGGCATCTGGAGGCCCGGCGCGCACGCGGCGAGATTCGCTTCAACGAGCCGTTGTGGTACGGCGTAACCTGGGCCGCCAGCCTGCTGATCTTCGCCTATACGGTGTTCCTGACCGACTTCGGTGATGTGTGGAACGGCGTGCAGTTCGCGGCAGTCACACTGGCTTTAATCGCCAACTTCGCCACGACGCGCCGCTGGGCGTGGTCCTGGCCGGTCTGGGTGGCCGTAAACGCTGTGCAGGCAGTGTTTTTCTGGCACACGCAGTACTGGGTGCTGTTCGGTCTGCAATTCATCCTGGCGGGCATGAGCGTCTACGGCTGGCGGCAGTGGAGAAAAGACGAGGCGCGGGAAGTGGCCTTTGCCTGAGTTTGCCCATGCCCTGATCGTCGGCAAATTCGCCCCCTTCCACCGGGGGCACATGCTGCTGCTGGAGCGGGCGCTTGAGCAGTGCGAACGGGTGAGCGTGTGGGTCTATAGCCGCCCGGACTTTCCGCAGATGCCCTCACCGCTGCGCCGGAACTGGATACGCGAACTGTTTCCCGCCCGGCTGTTTCCAGGGCTGGAGCTGCTGCCCGACGCGCCCAACCCGCCCCTGAACAGCGAGCCGGATGGGGTTCACCGCGCCTATGTGCGTTCCGTGCTGGATGGATGGGGCATCCACCCCGACGCCGTGTACACCAGCGAGGACTACGGCGATGCGCTGGCGGCGGAACTGGGCGCGGCGCATGTGTGCGTGGACCGGGCGCGGGAAATCGTGCCGATCAGCGGAACGCAGTTGAGGGCCGATGTTCACGCGCACCATCAGTTTCTCGATCCTGCCATCTACGCCCATTTCGTGGGGCATGTCGTCCTGCTGGGCGCGGAAAGCACCGGCAAAAGCACGCTGACGCGGGCGCTGGCCGAAGCCTGCGGCACCACCTACGCCCGCGAATATGGCCGCGACGTGTACGAGCGCGAGGACGGCAAGCTGTCGCCCGAACACTTTCTGGAAATCGCGCTGGGTCACCGCGCCCTGGAAGACGAGGCCGCCCGCACCCCCGGCGTCCACCGCTGGGTCTTCTGCGATACCCACGCCGCCACCACGCTGATGTGGTCCTATCTGCTCACAGGCACAGCCCTGCCAGAACTACACGCGCTGGCCGACGCCTGCCGCGCCCGCTACGCCCACACATTCCTGTGCGCCGAAGATCTGGCCCACGAGCAGGATGGCTGGCGGGCCAACACGGCGGTCCGCACGGTGCAGCAGGGCTTTATCCGGCAGGAGCTGGGAACGTGGGGCATCGGGTTTCAGGAGGTTAAGGGCAGCGTATCTGCGCGGGTGGAACAGGTGCGGACGGCGCTAAAACTCTAGACTCCATAATCCCCATCCGTCACCTTGGCCAGCCACACGGTTTCGCCCGCGTTGATGGCGAGGTGCTGCATCAGCGAGTCGGGGGCCGCGCCGTGCCAGTGTTCCTCGCCCGCGTCGATCTGCACCACGTCCCCGGCGGTCATGGTCAGGGCCGCTTCACCGCGCTTCTGCACCCGGCCCACGCCACTCAGGACGATCAATGTTTGCCCCTGCGGATGCGTGTGCCACGCCGTCCGCGCGCCAGGGGTGAAGGTCACGCGCAGCACGCCCACGGCCTGACGTTCCATCCAGACCTGTCCGGTGAAGTTGGCTTCGGGAGCGGGGTTCATGGTCAGGGTCTGGCTGGGAATGTGTTTCATAGGTCCAGACTACGCCGCCAGCATCAGCCCAGTCCGATCATCCGGCGGCTGTGCGCGTCGTGGCGTTCCACCAGCGCGGGCAGTTCCACGCCCAGCAACTCCCCACCCTCCACGATCACGCGCCCATTCACGATGTTCAGCGCCACACGCGGCGGCGCGCAGAGGGTCAGGGCGCTGACCGGGTCGTGTCTGGCCCCCGAATAGCCCAGATCGCGCAGATCAATGGCGATCAGATCGGCGGCAAAGCCCGGCGCAAGCTGCCCGATGTCGTCACGGTTCAGCACGGACGCCCCGCCGCGTGTCGCCAGCCACAGGGCGTCATAGGCGGTCAGGGCGTCCGCCGCGTTGGGAGCCTGACCCGGCACGCCGCGCACCCGCGAGGACAGGAGCGCCTGCCGCGCCTCGGCCAGCAGGTGCGAGCCGTCGTTGCTGGCGCTGCCATCCACACCCAGCGCCACGCGCACTCCCGCTTCCAGCAGTTGTCGGGTGGGGGCAATCCCGCTGGCCAGCCGCATGTTGCTGCTGGGGCAATGCGCCACGCCGCAGCCACAGGCCCCCATTCGCACGGCATCGTCCGCGCTGAAATGAACGCCGTGCGCGAACCACACGTCCGGCCCGGTCCAGCCCAGCGACTCGGCATAATCCAGCGGACGCAGACCGAATTTGGACAGGCAGAAGGCGTCCTCGTCGGCGGTCTCGGCCAGATGGGTGTGCAGCATCACCCCTTTCTGGCGGGCCAGTACGGCGCTTTCGCGCATCAGATCGCCCGTCACCGAGAACGGCGAACATGGGGCCAGCGCAATGCGCGTCATGGCAAGGCGGGCTGGATCATGGAAGGCATCGATCAGCCGCGCGGAATCGGCCAGGATGGCGTCTTCACGTTCCACGGCGCGGTCTGGTGGCAATCCACCCTGAGACTCGCCCAGGCTCATACTGCCGCGCGTGGGGTGAAAGCGCAGGCCCAGGTCACTCGCGGCGCGGATGGTGTCGTCCAACTTCACGCTGTTCGGATACAGGTATAGGTGATCAGAGGAGGTGGTGCAGCCGCTCAGCGCCAGCTCTGCCAGGCCAAGCTGGGCGCTGTCATAGGCAGCTTCCGGCGTCAGGTTCAACCAGATCGGATAAAGGGTTTTCAGCCAGTCGAACAGCCCCGAATCCACCGCCAGGCAGCGGGTCAAGGTCTGGTACAGGTGATGGTGGGTGTTCACCAGACCGGGCAAGACAACGTGGCCGCTCAGATCACGGACCCCCGCGCCTTCTAGCAGCTCGGCAGGCAATTCCTGGTCCAACCCCACCCAGACGATTTCATTTCCCTCCAGCACCACGGCGGCGTCTTGCAGCGGCGGTGTGGGCGACAGGCGTTCCCCGGTCATGGGGATCAGCGTGTGGATGCGGCGCAAAGCGGTTCGGGTGGGATTCATAGTGACCTCCGGTGGGGAAACAGAACTGACCCCAACCACGACGGTCAGGGCCAGAAATTGTTTTGGCTACTTGCTCAAGATCTACGGGTTCAAGTATACCGCTCCATGAGAATTTGCAGATGTGCCCGCTCATGACCCAGCATCCCGTGGGCGTAGGCCCGCACCGTGAAGGGATGGCCGTTGGCGCTGCCCTGCCGCGCCCAGGCTTCCGGCGCAAGCTGGCGCAACACGAATAAATTGTTGCTGCGGGCCGCCTCGAATCCGGCCAGCAGTTCCTCCAGCGTCGGTGTACCGAAGTCACTGGCGGCCATCCAGTCGTCCTGCTCGAAACCGGGCAACGGTGAGGAATCGGCACGGGCATACCACAGCGCCCGGAAGCCGAAAACGCGCTCGGTGTCGGCCATGTGACCCACGACTTGCTTCACGCTCCACTTGTCCGGGGCGTAGCGGTGATCGGGACGGTCTGCAAAGTTCAGAATCTGGGCGCGGGTCAGCGGGGCCTGCGCCAGCATCGCGCCCACCACATCTTCCTCTGGTGCGAGGTTGACGTAGCGGGCGTAAAAGGGTGGATAGTCGCCGGGCTGGGGACGGGTCATGGGGGACTTTAGCGCGGGCAGGCTGTCTTCAAACTCTCCGAATCTGAGTCGAGACCACGGGGCATGAACCGCCGCACGCGCCTGCCGCTCTAACGCACGTCGGTTTCCAGATTGTCGCTAGCGGTATTCCCAGCGTAGTCGGAAACGCTGAAATCCAGCTCGAAGGTTCCGTCGGGTAACTCGGACTTCTCGGCCAGCAGATTCGAGAGGTCATCTGCGGTGACGTCCAGCTTTTCCTTCTGAAGCTGCCAGCCGTACTTGTCGGTGGTCTCGTCATAGGTCCGCAAGTAGAACTGCAACGTCGCGCCCGCCTCGGCGTCCATCCCAATCGGGGACTCCCCGCTGTCGTCGAGCAGGCCGGTCACCTCGCCGTCATCGGTGAACCGCACGATCACGTCATAGGGTTTGCTGCCCGGCGGCGTGTACTGGGCAGACGCGGACATGAACTCGTCGTCCGGGTCGCCACGGTCCGCCGTGATCAGACTTGAGGTCTCGCCGTCGCCCATCGACCACGCCTGCGTCTGCCAGTCGAACTTGTAATCGCCCGCCACGATCCGCTTGTAGTACACGTCGCCGTAGTCCAGGTACTGGCCCTTGCCGAGGACCTGATACAGGCTGACCAGCGCCGAATAGACGTCCGCCCCCTCTGCCGTGAAGCTGACCACGGCACCACTGTCCTTGTTGGGCGTCAGGTCCGCATTTTTCAGCACAGGCGGCGTCGTGTCTGCCCGCACGGCCTCTGCCCAGGTCTGCTGAAAACCAGCCCACGCCCCAGCGGTGTTCGGCGACACGGTGTTCATCGGCAGGGTCTTGTAACGGGCCAGCAACTCCGCGTCCGGCACGGTCTGCTTCTGGGTCGGGTAATAGATCGACAGCGCCGAGGCCTCCTGACGCCGCGAACCCACAGACTTTGCAATCACCAGTTGATCAATGGCCGTCCCCAGTGCCGCCGCCCTGGCCTTGACGCCCGCGTCCCCGCTGTACTTCGAGACCTTCGCCGCGAACTGTCCCAGATCGACATAGGGCAGGGTCTTGCCCGGCTGACCCTCGTTGTCGAAGGAGTACTGAATCGCCTCGCCCCGCGCTCGCCACAGGAACCCGGCAGCGCTGGACGCCCCGATCAGCGGCGTGAGGGTCACCGACAGGGCGTCCAGTTGTTTCTGAACCTCGGGCCAGCGGCTGGTGTCGTAGGCCGCATGGACGCCGTACAGCTTGTCGCTGGCATCCTCGCGGTGCTGCGCTTCCCAGAGCTTGACCTCCTGCTCCCCGAAGGCGGTCATGCTGATGTCTGGAGCGGCGTCCAGCGCCCTGAGCGTCGGGGCGTAATTCCAGCCGTTGCCATAATCGATCTCGGCGTCGGCGATATACAGCCGGGTGAGCGGCGCAAACTGTGCGATCAGTTCCGCGCCGCCCATCAGGCAGGTGTCGAAGCCCAGAAAATCGAGCGGCTGGCCCCCCAGGGTCTTAAGAACGCCCTGCAACGCGGCGGCGAAAGCCTCCGGCTTCAGATTGCCGGAGTTCTCCTCGCTCAGGCCGGGGCCGTGGGTGTCTCCGCCGAATCCGCCGTCCCACTGCCCGCCGTGATCCCACATGATCAGCCCCCGGTGCGCCGACGGATAGGCGTCATAGGCCCAGTTCAGGAATGCGGCGACATTTTTGGGATCGTCGCTGTTCAGTTCGGGCAGTGTCTCCACCTTCACGCGCTTGCCGTTCTCGATCACGCCGCGTTCCACACCTGGCCCAGCGCCCTCCTCGTCGTCGTTGCGGTCAAGCTGGTAAACAACATTCACGTTTTTCAGTGGCCCGGCCTCGGTCATCTCCACTAGGTCATCCAGAGCGCTGGAATCGAGGTTGTGGTCGGCGTCGAGATATAACAGCCACCGTCCAGGGCCGGGCAGGTGCTGCGCTGGCGGCCATCGCCCCATAAAACAGAAAGGCAGCGCCCAAGGCGGCAAGGACCGGAACATAAAGTTTCATCTGACCTCAAGTATAGCGGTCAGATGAGCAGTCAATGTATTTTGCGTGAAGATTCATCTCTTGTACTTTGACAGTCTGTCCCTTCGGGCCACCTATCCCTTACAAAGGAGTGAGGAGTCGCGAAATTGCTGTGCCAGTCATTATTCTCGACTTCCTTTTGACTGGCACAACTCCGCAACAGACAGGTTTCTTCTATCCCAGCGCCGTCGCCACTTCCACATGTGGCAGGTCAAAAGCCTCGGCCACGGCCCCGTAGGTCAACTGGCCCCGGTGGGTGTTGACGCCCAGTTGCAGCGCCGCGTTCTTTTTCAGCACGTAGCGGCCCTCATCGGCCAGCAGCAGCACGTACGGAAAGGTGGCGTTGGTCAGGGCGAAGGTGCTGGTGCGCGGCACAGCCCCCGGCATGTTGGCCACACCGTAATGCACCACGCCGTCCACCACGTAGGTGGGATCGTCGTGGGTGGTGGGGTGAATGGTCTCCACGCAGCCGCCCTGATCCACCGCCACGTCCGCGATCACGCTGCCCTCCTGCATCAGGCCCAGCATGTCGCGGGTGACCAGATGGGGGGCCTTCGCGCCGGGGATCAGGACGCCGCCGATCAGCAGGTCCGCCTCGGGCAGCAGGGCGCGGATGTTGGCCTCGCTGCTCATCATGGTTCTCAGGCGGCCAAAGAACACGTCGTCCAGGTAGGTCAGTCGGCGGTGGCTGACGTCCAGGATGGTGACCCGCGCGCCCAGGCCCATCGCCATCTTGGCCGCATTGGTGCCCACCACACCGCCGCCCAGAATCACCACATGGCCGGGCGGCACGCCAGGAACGCCGCCCAGCAGCACGCCGCGCCCGCCCACCGGCTTTTGCAGGTGGTATGCGCCCGCCTGCACGCTCAGGCGACCCGCGACCTCACTCATGGGGGTCAGCAGGGGCAGGCTGCGGTCCTCAATCTGCACGGTTTCGTAGGCCACGCCCGTGGTGCCTGCCGCCAGCAGCGCCTCGGTCAGCGGGCGATCTGCGGCCAGGTGCAGGTAGGTAAACAGCAGCAGGTCCTCGCGCAGGTACTTGTACTCGGCGGCAATCGGCTCCTTGACCTTGACCACCATCTCGGCGGCCCAGGCGTCCTCGGCAGTGCCGATTGTTGCGCCCGCATCGATGTATTGCTGATCGGGAAGGCCGCTGCCGACACCCGCACCCTCCTGAACAATGACGGTGTGGCCGCGCCGGACCAGCGTGGCCGCCCCGCCAGGGGTGAGAGCAACACGATTCTCCTTGACCTTGATTTCCTTGGGAAGTCCGATCTGCATAAGGTTTTCTCCTGGGCCGCGCATGGGCCGGAAAGCTGGGAAAGACGATTGGATTGCTGGCCGCTTGAACGGGATATGCTAACAGGAATGCCCTTTGCCAGGATTGCCAGACGGTGCCCTCGATAGGGGTATTTACGCAATATTATTGCTCATTCGTGGCATAGTAGGCATCAAGATGTCTCAAAACAACCTTGATGCGATTGACAAGCAAATCCTGACTATTCTCCAGCGGGATGCCCGGCTGCCCAACACTGAACTGGCCGACGAGATCGGGTTGACCCCCGCTCCCACGTTGCGCCGGGTGCGGCGGCTGGAGGAAGAGGGCATCATCCAGCGTTACGTGGCGCTGCTGGACCACAAAAAGGTGGGGCGCGATCTGCTGGTTCTCGTGCGCGTGACGCTGGACAAGCAGACCCGCCAGGGCTTCAACGACTTCGCCACGCAGATGCAGGCGCGCCCCGAGGTGCTGGAGTGCTACCTGTGCCTGGGCGACATCGACTATCTGCTCAAGGTCAGCGTGCCCGACCTGGACGCCTATCAGCACTTTCTGGTCAACACCCTGGCCGCCATTCCCGGTGTCCGCAACACCGCCAGCACCATTCTGGTCAAGCAGGAGAAATACACCACCAGCCTGCCGCTGGAGTGAGCGCTGCCAGAGCAGAGGCGGACGCGGGCGTTCTCTCCTTGCTCCCATCAAAGGCTGGGATACTGCCCCTTATGAACACTAATAAACCCACTACCCTGCTGCTTTCCGCCTCGCTGCTGATGCTGGCGGCCTGCGCGCCGAACACCCAGGCGCAGACCGCCCAGACCACTCCTGCCCAGCCTACCCCTGCCAAGACCACACCCGTCACTCCCCCAGCCACGACGCCGCCCAGCGCTTCCGCATTCACGCCCGTCAAGCCGCTGAGTGACAAGCCCGTGCGCGAGTTTGCTAAGGCCGCACAGGTGATCGACCCGGCCAAGACCTACCGCGCCGTGCTGAAAACCGAGAAGGGCGACGTGACAGTGGAACTGAACGCCAAAGCCGCACCTGTGGCCGTCAACAACTTCGTGTTTCTGGCGCTGAACCACTTCTACGACGGCACGCGTTTTCACCGCGTCATTGACGGCTTCATGGCGCAGGGCGGCGATCCCCTGAGTGCAGACCCGGCACAGAAAAACCGCTGGGGCACAGGTGGCCCCGGGTATAGCTTTAGTGCCGAGAACGGCAACGGCCTGAAGTTTGACAGTGCGGGCGTTCTGGGCATGGCGCGGGCCGCCAGCCTGGATTCGCAGGGCAGCCAGTTTTACATCACGGTGGCCCCCGCCGACTTTCTGGACGGCCAGTACACCGTGTTCGGCAAGGTCATCGAAGGTCAGGCCGTGCTGGATAAACTGACGCGCAACGACAGTGGCAACGGCCCGATTGCCGGGAAGGCAGCAGACGAACTGAAGAGCGTGGAAATCCTGGTGTCCGGCGGAAGTTGACTCAGCTCTGGCTCTGGCCCTCTCCTGACCGGGAGGGCTTTTTATGGTCCGGGGCGATCAGCAAGGCAGATCAGGGCAGCACCGGGTACAGGTCCACCCGCATGCTGGGCCGCACGTCATCACGCGCGGCCACGCCCACCACCGCCGTGGTTCCTGTGCGCTTGCTCAGGCGGTCGATCAGCGTGACCAGTTCCGACACGTCCAGACCCTTGTTCAGGATGTACTCGCTGGGCACGCCGCGCGTGGTGATGTCGGTCACGGCGTCCTTGACGAGGTCACTGATCTGGTCCTGCATGGCGCGTGGATCGCCCCCCAGCGTGATGCTGACGCGCCGGATGACCTCGCCGCCCCGGTACAACACTGTGTTGGGGCGGGCGTCGCAACTCAGGTCCACCGGAAAACCCACGGCGGCGTTCTGGGCGGCGCGGCATTGCACGAAGGTGCTGACGTTCAGGCCGCGCAATTTGGTTTCCAGGACAGTGCGGGCGGTGCCGCTCAGGCGGGCGCTGGGGGCGCTGGCGGTGGCTTTCGCGCCGCGCGCCTGGGCCGCCCCGGCGGCGTCTTTCAGGAACTCGTCCAGGTTGCGCACGCCCGGCACCACGGCGGCGTAGACCAGTTCGTTCTTGGGATAGGCCAGATCGGTGTTGCGGCTGGCACTCAGTTCGGTGCGACTGGACAGGTTCTCGTCCTGCAAGCGGCCCAGGCTGGCGCGGGCGTCGGCCAGGGCGCGGGCCAGCGAATCGTTGCTGTTCTTCAGTTCGTCGTTGCTGGCCCGGAGTTGCTGCTGCTGCTGTTGCAGGGCCGTCAGATCCTTGCGAACCTTCTCCCGGTCCGCCGTGGCCTGGGTGCGTTCTTGGGCCGCCTGATCGCGCTCCCGCGCCAGCCGGACACCATCGGCCACCAGTTTGTCGCGCTGGACCGTCAGGGCGTCGCGCTGGGCGGTCAATGCATTGCGCTGAGCAGTCAGTGCGTTGCGCTGCGCCGTGAGCTGATCACGCTGGGCGGCCAGCGTATCCCTGGCTTGCTGCGCCACCTGTTGCTGCTGTCTGGCGGCGGCGGCGGCGGCCACGGCCACGGTCAACGCGTTGGCGGCCTGCTGGCGCGACTGTTCCAGGCCAGCAACCTGGGTTTTGAGGTCCGTGACCTGCTTCCCCGCGGCGCTGATCTGCGCGGCGGCACTTTGTTTCGCCTGCTGGACGCTGGCCTGCGCCTCCTGGACCTGCCTCCTGGCCGTCGCCTGGGCACCCAGCGCCCGTTCCTGCTCGGCTTTCGCCGTGGCCTGGGCCGTCAGCGCCCTGTCCTGCTGGGCCTGCGCCGTGGCCTGCGCCGTGTCGGCACGCTCCTGGGCCGACTGGGCCTCCTGCTCGGCTAGGGCGACGCGGGTATTCAGCTCCACCACCTGACTGTCCAGCGTCTGCGCTCGGGCCTGACTGGCTTTCAGGGCCTGTTCGGACTTCTGGAGCTTGGCGCGGTTCTCGGCGGCGCGGACCTCCAGGGTTTTCAGGTTGGCAGTCTGTTCGTCTACCTGTCCCTGCAAGGTCCTGGTTTCGGCCCGCAGCGTCTTCTCGGCGGCGCGGGTGGTCTCCAACTGACCGCGAATCGTTGCCAGATTCGCCTCGGCCTGGGCCTGCAACTTCGCGGACTTGTCGGCTTCCCGCTGCGCCTGATCGCGCTCGGCCTGAACCGACTTCAGCTCGCCCTGCACCGCGCCCACCTCTTGACGCAGGGCCTCGATGCGGGGGCGGAGCTGATCGGCCTCGGCAATGGTGGACACGGCGTTGCGGTTAAGTAGCAGGAAGGCCGCCAGACTGGCCGCACTGATCGCCATGCCAGACGCCACCGCCACCAGCAGCGCCGTGGTCTTGGGCCGCAGCCCGAACAGCCGGATGTGCTTGCGCCCGGCCTTGCGGGCAATGGTGTCGGCGGCGTATGCCACCACGCCCGACAGCACCACCACGAAGGGCAAAAACAGCCACAGCACGCCTTCAATTCCTCCGACTACAGCTCGAAGTCGTCGCCGAGGTAATCGTTGCGGGCGTGGATATCCTGCGCGAATTCCTGCGGCGTGCCTTCAAACTTGACCTGACCGTCGAACATCAGATACACCCGGTCCGTCAGGGCAATCGTCTCGCGGACGTTGTGGTCGGTGATGAATACGCCGATGCCCCGGCGGTCCCGCAACTCGCGGATCAGGCGCTGAATTTCACGGATGCTCTTGGGGTCCACTCCGGTGAACGGCTCATCCAGCAGCAGGTAATCGGGATCGGTGGTCAGGGCGCGGGCCAGTTCCAGGCGGCGGCGTTCCCCGCCCGAGAGCTGATAGGCAAAATTGTTTGCCAGATGGGTCAGCCCGAATTCGGCCAGCAGCGCGTCAGCCCGTTCAAACTGCTCGGCCTTGGACAGATTCTGGTATTCCAGGATCGCCAGCAGGTTGTCGCGGGCCGTCAGCTTGCGAAAAGCGCTGGGTTCCTGCGGCAGGTAGCCCAGGCCCATGCGGGCGCGTTCGTGCATGGGCAGGCGCGTCACGTCTTTTTCGCCCAGCGCAATGCTGCCGCCACCGGGCCGGATAAAGCCCACCAGCATGTAAAAGGTGGTGGTCTTCCCTGCCCCGTTGGGGCCGAACAGCGCCACGATCTCGCCGGGCCGCACCATGAAACTCACGTCCCGCACCACCGCGCGCCGCCCGTAGGACTTGCTCAGGTTGCTGGCCACCAGATCGGGCCGCGCAGTCTCTCGTGACAGGGCAGAAACAGGCGTTGCAGCCGGAGAAGTCGGGGTCTGGGAGGCGGGCACAGTCACGTGGGCAGCGTACCACGCAGGTGGTTTGAAGGCCGTGAGAGAAGGCGGATTTGATGGGGGTGGGAGGGGTCCGGTTCTCTGCCCTGCTCTGCCTGTCTGGAGTGGGAGATTGTGAAAGCAGCGGGCGTGAGAGGCCGTTGTACCGCTGGACCAAAGGCCGGGGCAGCCCAACCTTCAACATCCCTCCATCAATACCCTGCCCCAGGCGTCCACACCTTAGACTGACCGCATGTTACTGACCATCATCGTGCTGGATTCCGTGGGGATGGGTGAGTTGCCCGACGCGCAGGCGTTCGGAGACGTGGGTTCACACACCATCAACCACACCCTGAAGGCCGCTCCGGTGAAGTTGCCCAACTTAGCCCGACTGGGGCTGGGGCATGTGCCCACCGTCCAAACCTCGCCCGAGACCGTGCCAGATGTGCCCGCCACGGGCGGCTACGGGCGGCTGCGCGAGGTCAGCCCCGGCAAGGACACCTCCACCGGGCACTGGGAATTCATGGGCGTACAACTGGAACACGCCTTTCAGATCTTCCCGGATGGCTTTCCCCCCGCCGTGATGGAC comes from the Deinococcus sp. AJ005 genome and includes:
- a CDS encoding DUF3084 domain-containing protein, which produces MLWLFLPFVVVLSGVVAYAADTIARKAGRKHIRLFGLRPKTTALLVAVASGMAISAASLAAFLLLNRNAVSTIAEADQLRPRIEALRQEVGAVQGELKSVQAERDQAQREADKSAKLQAQAEANLATIRGQLETTRAAEKTLRAETRTLQGQVDEQTANLKTLEVRAAENRAKLQKSEQALKASQARAQTLDSQVVELNTRVALAEQEAQSAQERADTAQATAQAQQDRALTAQATAKAEQERALGAQATARRQVQEAQASVQQAKQSAAAQISAAGKQVTDLKTQVAGLEQSRQQAANALTVAVAAAAAARQQQQVAQQARDTLAAQRDQLTAQRNALTAQRNALTAQRDALTVQRDKLVADGVRLARERDQAAQERTQATADREKVRKDLTALQQQQQQLRASNDELKNSNDSLARALADARASLGRLQDENLSSRTELSASRNTDLAYPKNELVYAAVVPGVRNLDEFLKDAAGAAQARGAKATASAPSARLSGTARTVLETKLRGLNVSTFVQCRAAQNAAVGFPVDLSCDARPNTVLYRGGEVIRRVSITLGGDPRAMQDQISDLVKDAVTDITTRGVPSEYILNKGLDVSELVTLIDRLSKRTGTTAVVGVAARDDVRPSMRVDLYPVLP
- a CDS encoding peptidylprolyl isomerase gives rise to the protein MNTNKPTTLLLSASLLMLAACAPNTQAQTAQTTPAQPTPAKTTPVTPPATTPPSASAFTPVKPLSDKPVREFAKAAQVIDPAKTYRAVLKTEKGDVTVELNAKAAPVAVNNFVFLALNHFYDGTRFHRVIDGFMAQGGDPLSADPAQKNRWGTGGPGYSFSAENGNGLKFDSAGVLGMARAASLDSQGSQFYITVAPADFLDGQYTVFGKVIEGQAVLDKLTRNDSGNGPIAGKAADELKSVEILVSGGS
- a CDS encoding Lrp/AsnC family transcriptional regulator, whose amino-acid sequence is MSQNNLDAIDKQILTILQRDARLPNTELADEIGLTPAPTLRRVRRLEEEGIIQRYVALLDHKKVGRDLLVLVRVTLDKQTRQGFNDFATQMQARPEVLECYLCLGDIDYLLKVSVPDLDAYQHFLVNTLAAIPGVRNTASTILVKQEKYTTSLPLE
- the ald gene encoding alanine dehydrogenase; the protein is MQIGLPKEIKVKENRVALTPGGAATLVRRGHTVIVQEGAGVGSGLPDQQYIDAGATIGTAEDAWAAEMVVKVKEPIAAEYKYLREDLLLFTYLHLAADRPLTEALLAAGTTGVAYETVQIEDRSLPLLTPMSEVAGRLSVQAGAYHLQKPVGGRGVLLGGVPGVPPGHVVILGGGVVGTNAAKMAMGLGARVTILDVSHRRLTYLDDVFFGRLRTMMSSEANIRALLPEADLLIGGVLIPGAKAPHLVTRDMLGLMQEGSVIADVAVDQGGCVETIHPTTHDDPTYVVDGVVHYGVANMPGAVPRTSTFALTNATFPYVLLLADEGRYVLKKNAALQLGVNTHRGQLTYGAVAEAFDLPHVEVATALG
- a CDS encoding AAA family ATPase, which gives rise to MPEFAHALIVGKFAPFHRGHMLLLERALEQCERVSVWVYSRPDFPQMPSPLRRNWIRELFPARLFPGLELLPDAPNPPLNSEPDGVHRAYVRSVLDGWGIHPDAVYTSEDYGDALAAELGAAHVCVDRAREIVPISGTQLRADVHAHHQFLDPAIYAHFVGHVVLLGAESTGKSTLTRALAEACGTTYAREYGRDVYEREDGKLSPEHFLEIALGHRALEDEAARTPGVHRWVFCDTHAATTLMWSYLLTGTALPELHALADACRARYAHTFLCAEDLAHEQDGWRANTAVRTVQQGFIRQELGTWGIGFQEVKGSVSARVEQVRTALKL
- a CDS encoding cupin domain-containing protein, which translates into the protein MKHIPSQTLTMNPAPEANFTGQVWMERQAVGVLRVTFTPGARTAWHTHPQGQTLIVLSGVGRVQKRGEAALTMTAGDVVQIDAGEEHWHGAAPDSLMQHLAINAGETVWLAKVTDGDYGV
- a CDS encoding DinB family protein, with protein sequence MTRPQPGDYPPFYARYVNLAPEEDVVGAMLAQAPLTRAQILNFADRPDHRYAPDKWSVKQVVGHMADTERVFGFRALWYARADSSPLPGFEQDDWMAASDFGTPTLEELLAGFEAARSNNLFVLRQLAPEAWARQGSANGHPFTVRAYAHGMLGHERAHLQILMERYT
- a CDS encoding nicotinamide mononucleotide transporter family protein; this translates as MTLLGLTLPPLALDLAGGLCVLVSLYYLWGKASTYWHWSNASLLPYFLLFLAGGQWMLAGLQVTYLLFGIHGLYLWHLEARRARGEIRFNEPLWYGVTWAASLLIFAYTVFLTDFGDVWNGVQFAAVTLALIANFATTRRWAWSWPVWVAVNAVQAVFFWHTQYWVLFGLQFILAGMSVYGWRQWRKDEAREVAFA
- a CDS encoding clostripain-related cysteine peptidase — its product is MGRWPPAQHLPGPGRWLLYLDADHNLDSSALDDLVEMTEAGPLKNVNVVYQLDRNDDEEGAGPGVERGVIENGKRVKVETLPELNSDDPKNVAAFLNWAYDAYPSAHRGLIMWDHGGQWDGGFGGDTHGPGLSEENSGNLKPEAFAAALQGVLKTLGGQPLDFLGFDTCLMGGAELIAQFAPLTRLYIADAEIDYGNGWNYAPTLRALDAAPDISMTAFGEQEVKLWEAQHREDASDKLYGVHAAYDTSRWPEVQKQLDALSVTLTPLIGASSAAGFLWRARGEAIQYSFDNEGQPGKTLPYVDLGQFAAKVSKYSGDAGVKARAAALGTAIDQLVIAKSVGSRRQEASALSIYYPTQKQTVPDAELLARYKTLPMNTVSPNTAGAWAGFQQTWAEAVRADTTPPVLKNADLTPNKDSGAVVSFTAEGADVYSALVSLYQVLGKGQYLDYGDVYYKRIVAGDYKFDWQTQAWSMGDGETSSLITADRGDPDDEFMSASAQYTPPGSKPYDVIVRFTDDGEVTGLLDDSGESPIGMDAEAGATLQFYLRTYDETTDKYGWQLQKEKLDVTADDLSNLLAEKSELPDGTFELDFSVSDYAGNTASDNLETDVR
- a CDS encoding 8-oxoguanine deaminase, encoding MNPTRTALRRIHTLIPMTGERLSPTPPLQDAAVVLEGNEIVWVGLDQELPAELLEGAGVRDLSGHVVLPGLVNTHHHLYQTLTRCLAVDSGLFDWLKTLYPIWLNLTPEAAYDSAQLGLAELALSGCTTSSDHLYLYPNSVKLDDTIRAASDLGLRFHPTRGSMSLGESQGGLPPDRAVEREDAILADSARLIDAFHDPARLAMTRIALAPCSPFSVTGDLMRESAVLARQKGVMLHTHLAETADEDAFCLSKFGLRPLDYAESLGWTGPDVWFAHGVHFSADDAVRMGACGCGVAHCPSSNMRLASGIAPTRQLLEAGVRVALGVDGSASNDGSHLLAEARQALLSSRVRGVPGQAPNAADALTAYDALWLATRGGASVLNRDDIGQLAPGFAADLIAIDLRDLGYSGARHDPVSALTLCAPPRVALNIVNGRVIVEGGELLGVELPALVERHDAHSRRMIGLG